CCTTTCTCGACCAATGAAACTGCCGACACGATCGTCCGGACTCCTATTTTAAAGGTTTCTAATTCAGACCACTCAGACTCAGTGATGCCAGAACGTGTACATGTAGCACCGAGCATGCGCAGAACTCACATCTACACGGCTCGCGTTTGTGTGTGCGTCATGTGAGCCGGAAGCCGGGGATTCGAGCTTTGACTGTGGTCCTGTGCACATCGTCTCTGCCTTGATTGTGATTTCGGAGTGCTTTATCTTTCAATTAGCTCTTTTTAGAGCTCTTCTTTATTCTGCTTTCTGCTTCTAATTCTCTTGAagacttttttattcttctgcTCGGATCATTTGCCTCTGATCTTTATGCTGCGATCTCTGCCAGGCCTTTCTTTCATGGATGTTACACGTGGCATCTGCTGCCATTTTCGGAATCGTGCTTCTCCTTGAACCtttactttctctttttccatgTCTCTTCCTCATGATCCTGGAGGGATTCctccttcttcttcctcctcatCTAGTTTGCCTATTTCCCAAGCTTATCTCCTAGAAACTGAAAATGCTGTTGAAAATCTCGAGAGCGTCCCGTTTGACCACGTCACGATTGACCACAGTCACTTATATCGACCGATgaccctaggcatcggtcgatataagtgacgattaaccaatcagagagcctcattttaaactggccaatCGACGACGTGGTCAATAGACTCCCACCCAAAATCTCAATGCTATCTCTAACTCTTTCCCTCCCTTCCCTTCCTCTCCTGATACGCCTATGCCTTATAAGATGGACCCTGAAGTTAGCTTGGCTTATGAAAACTTAGTGAATGCTGCTCCTGGTGAAGGTATCCTCCCGCCTGCTCAGGTAAGGAACTTTTTAAAgacaagtatttaaaaatgagtGGTACTTCTCGTAAACTTACATCTTTCCTCCACCCCTCCTCTCATACCTCCTCTTCTGCTAAGGCTGAGTTACTGGATATTATAATGATCTCTGAAAGCCTCATGGATACTCAATCCTCTCCCTCAATCTCTTCTAACAATGCCAATGCTTTTagtaataaaacttttgaaaaaactaATGATGTGCAATTTAATTCTTTCCTTTCTTCTGTCCCTACTCCAAATAACTCCTTAAATATTAACTCCTGCTCGATCTCTTCTTCTGCTGTTCAAATTAACCCCTCTCCCTCCTTCTTCCCATCCCATTTCTCCcctcaattaattaatcgatatGATGGATCTAGGTCCATATGAAGTCATTATCCAGCCTCTCGAAGGGGGGAATACATCTCTCCACCCTCTTACGGTTGGCCACTTTCTCGTTAAACTTAAACATGATATCTTAGAAATCAGGAAGGTGGGCTTCTCGAAGGTCCTCGTTCAGTTGAAATCTATGACAGCTGCTAATAACCTAGTTACCTGTTCTGTTTTACAGTCTAAGAACCTTAAAGCTCATATTCCTGCTTACAGGATCTCCAGACAGGGCTTCATTCGAGATGTCCCTTTGAATGTAACAGAGATAAAAAGGAAATTCTTTCACCATACGAAATTTTATCAGTGAGAAGGCTAGATAGGAGGAATCCTCGTTTTCGCCTTCTTGTTCACCTTCTTCTCCTGGCAAAGACAAATTTATTTCCTCCAAAACTGTATTAATCTCCTTTAAGAGCCAACTCTTACCTAAGCATATCTGTCTTTTATGGTTAAATAcgatgttaatatttttgttcctAAGGTTGCCTCTTGTTTTTCTTGCCTTCGTTATAGACATTCCAGCCTTCAATGTAAGAGCTTTTCTAGATGCCGCCATTGTGCTGAAAAGTCTCATGGGGATCAGGTTTCATGCCCTAAGGCTGATTTACCCCTGCTTTGTGCAAACTATAAGGGTCCTCACAGAACTTACGACTCGCAGTGCCCTGAATTCTTGGTTCAAAGAAGAATTTGCGAACTCTCTGCTATCAAAAATGTCCCTCTTTCGGATGCCCGGGCCGCTATTCGTTTCTCTCGCAAAAATCCTAAatccaattttaattttgacctCTCTAATTATCCAGATTTGGGTAACGTATCCACTCTTGATATCCTTTATTTTACAGCTCTTTCATCTACATTTCCTTCTTCTTATCCTCTTTTTTCTTACGCTGAAGTCGCTCGTCCTCTCCCTTCTTCCTCTCGTCTTACTGCTCCTAATTCTAATAAGAAAAACTCTCGCACTCGTCCTACTTTTACTCTTAATCCTTCTTCTGCACACCAAGGTACTAGGCCTTCTTCCCTTCTTCTTAATTCTATTCCTTGCCAACCCTCTTCTCACCATTCTTCCTCTCCTCCTACTTCCTTCTTCTCCTCTCCCAATTCTCTCCTAATTGCTCCCAATGGCCAATGGCCTCAATCCTCCCTTAATGGACTTGCTACTATTCAATCTCATAACCTCAatccctcttcctcttctcccTTTTTTTGCGTCAGGAAAATGCTTTATGCATCTCCCAAGGAGCGGGAAAACTTTccgggggtatgtgggactcccCTTATAATCGGGGTATACTAAAAACCTGACGACGGTCCTACTCGGCAGTTTATGGTGGGTGGGCCCTAGGGTCGCTTTCGCATTCTACCAGGATCCACCCCCGCCTATCCCCCCCGGATAGTCGGGGGGGATTTCCTTCCTTGACGCACCGCTGAGTAGAACCTCAGCGGTGCGCCATCGACGGCGTTGTGGGACTGCCACAAAGCGCCGCCCCCTTCCTCGGGCCAAGGTGCAATGAGGAGTGGGTGTTCCCGCACACACCCCACTTGGCTCCTGGTGGGAGGTGAGAATGTGGTTCTCACCTCCCCTCTAATGGCCGGATCTTTAGGCCGGTTCGGGGCGAGGGAGGTCTTAAAGACCCCCCGAGTTCACTGCCCCGTGGGGGAGAAGGGGAAGATTAAACCTTATCCCTTCCTACTCCCCCACGACCCCTTCATCCGTTTGGATGAGGGAGTCTAGATTCCCCTGGGTGGGGGCACTCCTCCATTACCTCCATAATGGAGGTGGCCTAGATTTACCCTGGGGAGGGGGGCGTCAGAACGGTCCCCTCACTCCACATCAGAGGTCACCACAACCTCTGGGGTCACCACCGCCGGAGGAGACTCCTTCGCATGCGACGGGAGcccttttctccttttcttcctgCTCTCCCTCTCCATAGGAGGAGAGGAGCATGTCTCGTCCCCATCCAGGGCGTGGTCGGCGGGAACACCCAGAACATCAGCGCATAACGCGCCTCTGGGTGTCTCCCGACATCCCCATCCGAGGTGACCGGGAACGTCACACCGCTAACGCCGGTCGCCTCGGTACACCTCGGACCTACAGGCGGCACCAATGTGACCCCCCTGAGGCATTAAAAACACCTCAGGGAGCCCATGGTGCCACTCcctttcctcttcctctccttTTCAGGGGGAGAAGGTTGGTCCGGAGGTCCCTTACCCCTTTTAACGGGTGGGATTTCTCCGGAACCAACCCCTTGCTCTCATTCCTTCCTCCGCACCCTTTCGCCGTCACCGCAGCCCACGAGGGCGGCACGGCGGCCCCTTCACTGGGTGCGGAAGAAGTTGGGCGATGGTATGCCCGAATCTCTTGGCGGAGTCCGCTTAGCCCTAAGGCCAGAGCGGACTCCACCTCGAGCCTCACTATTTTGGAAAGGGACTCCACATCCCCTTGGGAATGTGGAGCCCCTGCGTTCCCATGGGTCTCCGTTTGGAGGCCCGTGGTTCGCGTTTTACACGGGACCGGCCGGGCTTAGTGCCCGCGTCCCGTGTCGCGAACCTTACTTCTACGTGGAAGCATCCCTAACCTCCACTTGGGGGGCTTCGGGATCTTCCACCCCGGTAAAACCGTTTTCTTCAACAAACCGCTCTTCCTCCTCGACAAAATTGTCGAGGAGTTCGAGCAGTTCGTTGGCCAGTTCCGCTTCTCTCCTAGGTTCCATGCTCTCCGACCTCTTCactttttcgtaaaataagGAAGTTTTCGTGAAGAGGTCGGAAAAGAACACTGCAATCTCCCTCCATGCGATCGCATGTTCCTCCGGGGGTCTCGCATCCGTTAGGATGAAGGG
Above is a genomic segment from Anoplolepis gracilipes chromosome 3, ASM4749672v1, whole genome shotgun sequence containing:
- the LOC140663613 gene encoding uncharacterized protein, with protein sequence MDPEVSLAYENLVNAAPGEGILPPAQSKNLKAHIPAYRISRQGFIRDVPLNVTEIKRKFFHHTKFYQSYLSFMVKYDVNIFVPKVASCFSCLRYRHSSLQCKSFSRCRHCAEKSHGDQVSCPKADLPLLCANYKGPHRTYDSQCPEFLVQRRICELSAIKNVPLSDARAAIRFSRKNPKSNFNFDLSNYPDLGNVSTLDILYFTALSSTFPSSYPLFSYAEVARPLPSSSRLTAPNSNKKNSRTRPTFTLNPSSAHQGTRPSSLLLNSIPCQPSSHHSSSPPTSFFSSPNSLLIAPNGQWPQSSLNGLATIQSHNLNPSSSSPFFCVRKMLYASPKERENFPGVCGTPLIIGVY